The nucleotide sequence CTTATTATGGGTTAACATGCCATACAAAACACCCGTGCCAAGTTTCGTAACGAGTCCACCAAGCAgctacaattttaaaattttatccctatgaCGAGTGAATATTGGgatcaaaaataatatgtagcttttatgttattccagaagtccaggtACCTATCTCCATATccaattttatccaaatccgtagGTACcgccatttaatttttatcgtgaaagagtaacaaaagcACGCGCGCACATTATggccaaactttcgcatttataatattagtaggatataatgggtaacataattatattttttccattgGGGGAGATACTAATATAAAGTGTAGTGTATCACTTGGTAactagcaaaatattttttgctcgGGTGGCGTAGGTAAGATCATGCTATATACGCTCACGATTAGATGTATAGGTACTGTAGAATTCCTTAATCCGCTCTTGATTCAAAAGCGTATGCTCACCGTGAAATAATCGTGGCCAATCTGCACATCTGGGATGGAAGCgttgttaattaattaccttCCCTCCTTACTTATTCTTTTATCATATCCACTATTTTCAGTTTCTtaagtaatacaaaaagaaaCGCGTACTTAACCCTTTTTACAGAATCATTTCATTGCATGTCTACCTATCTATCGGTCAAAACAAAGTGTTTTTCCGCTATGCAATCATTGTTTACGTTACTTGAAATCTTGACCGATAAGCACTAAGTACCTACGCAGGAACACGTGTGTACTCATTCAGAGGTTAGCGTCACTCATGTGCAAAAAtaactgtagggctactacgaaactcaaagttcgtatcgtactgtccctctcgctctcgtattaagtgtcgagtttcatagtagccctgctagtTTTTGTGAGCACGATTCTACTGTCAAAGATTCTACGcaaggttaaaaataaagtcgtCGCGTCGCATCGCGAAAAACCTCCAATACGGAATACCTACCTCCTTCTacgtatacgttatgcctatccaatttattaaaagtgtaaacaaacagatttcatcaaaattcttgtatacacacacacacactggatcaaatcaataacacatttatctataattcgtgtcttttaactagatcatcatcccatcccagcctatatacgtcccactgctgggcacaggcctcctctcagaacaagaaagGAGGCCTGAtctttaactagatgtctaatcacttttttcaccaaaattcacttgatttccatatttatttttcatttgaaaaatcttcgtcaaaatctgacgttatttcttgattgaaacgtgtataatctgtagtagcatagaatAGCgtagatggtggaaaatttgtcactttaaaaatcgattaatgcgcggatgaataagcgatttttatttacttctataaaataaaaaaatagttacttactgcttttataattgaataaacttCTCCATctattccattgtaaaggttgcctggaagagatcgctctgaagcgataaggccgcctattgctcagaAATACTCACCTCGGAaatacctcagaaagtctctgtgtattatatacctgttttctgtaagtaattgcttgctatgtgtaggtgtgcaataaagagttattgtattgtattgtataaacagtcttttgaattaaaatcaaaaattcaaatcatttattcagtaaataggccgcaatgggcacttttacacgtcattttttaaactaccagcgctttcggaaagaccatcattgccaagaagaatgcgccgcaagaaacttggcagaaagtatttttttcataataatataattacaaataaaatacttaaaaactatagtatataattaaagaaaaaaatacaaaaaataacaataataataatacagggatgtatggggtcccttagttaaaatactaaacactaactatatctaaactatattacgttcagtggaagtgtcaaatgcttccaccgtcataaattttaaaataaatcaagtattgtaaataataaaatatacaaaaatacgttgatctattcaatcaataaataatcgatttactgaacagattaattatttgtcaataggttctaggttttcttTCACATCACttaatgtctatggtcgggttaatggcgtctttgtttacgtttgtcataaattggatcggaatacaatatacATCGAGGttcattttcattaaatatgccTAAAAATCTTTCTACGAGTAAAagtcagttttattttcaatctGATTCAAGGtcaaatttgttttaatttaccttacacaaaaaaatataagtacataGATATAATAGTCCTAATTCAGGACATCCTTTTCTCCCCATATCAAGGACTTTACTAATGCGTAAATCAACCAGTCCCTTTCATTGACAAAGAAACGACGCCCCTCATCCTTTGCGGTGCTTCTTACAACTCTGTCGTGAAAACCAGCCGTCCATTCAACAAACTTGTAACATTCCAGCTATCGCCGAAGTCCGCGACCAGCTCCCTCCAGACATGAAGCTGTTCCAACTGTACGGAAAATGCGCCCCGGGCGTCCTGGATTTCAGCGCCGAGATGGATCGCCACCCGCCCGAGTACCCACTGGTCACAGAACAGCTGTACTACAAGGATACGCTTCTTTACATCTATACTTCGGGAACTACCGGGATGCCAAAGGCTGCTGTGTTGCCAAACTCCAAGTatgttttgcaattttttttcgacGATTGTGATTTATGAAACTTTTTTTGACGATTGTGAAACTATTTTTCTTGAaggtataggtacagtcaccagcaccaattttgtgttttcgtatgcataatttatttattgtcctggtattacacccgggtttttaagctgtgggccgcttgacgcgagacgtcactcaatgcactaACATATGTCTCGAGtattcgagactgaattcgtaatagttttccagtgactcttgttctgttatttttttattgttgacattgttgttatgttttattgtagttaaattgttaattgttaCGTTTTTCGTTGTTTTTCCTTCATTGTTGTATGAAAGGATGGAGTCCTCAGTCAAAGGACGAGCTGCCCCGTACCTTGAgatcccctgaaatgtcactttgacaatgacgaaactttgtttcACTGTTGCCTGACACCCCACTTTTCCGCTTTTTAGCCCGCGTTTTTGCCACTGGCCCCGCTATCCGCGTTAAGCTAACGCGGATccgcttttttaaaatatacacgAACAACTTTTAAATGTTACCACTTGCTCGTGGAAAAAGGTGGTAAATTCAAAACATCGAACGAACGAAACAGCCGAACGCTTACGGTGCAGGTACTATTCACACTTGTAGCGTATACTCAGAAAAAACCTATGCTGCTTGCGGTGCGGCTTACGCTGCAAACTACTTCCCCTAATAAACCTCTAATGAAACTTTTCCCCCCCAGGTATTTACTGATCGTGCTAGCCACCGTCCACATGCTGGGTCTCCGCGCGTCGGACCGCATGTACAACTCGTTGCCGATGTACCACACAGCCGGCGGCGTGGTGGGCACGGGCGCGGCGCTCGTCGACGGCATACCCTCCGTCATACGGCCCAGGTTCTCCGCCTCCAACTTCTGGACGGACTGCATCAACTACCAGTGCACGGTATGaacgaatgtttttttattgtggggGACATCTCCAGTACCTAATTATGTAGTTTTGTATGCGCTTATTAAGGATCTAGTGTAAAACTGGTTCGAATCTGTTGACATTGGGAACTTAAACAAAACTGGTGTACGTAAATGCAAGGTGTTTCATAAGGGTCTCACTACACGTGTCGTCTCGGAATTGGCGTAAGCCAATCAAAAGGAGCTTTATGTTCACGTACAAAGAACAAAACCGACTAGCTTAAGCTCGGCACAGCTGTTCGACAGTCCGTCCTTTTCACTCTCCCATGCCCGACAGACGACATGGTGACGTGGCCAGATAAGAGGGCCTgctccgaaaatcgaagttcgaattGTATTAAATcagtataagtgtcacaggAATGacaggaacttcgattttctaattttggAGTAGCCCCGCAGCCAAACTGGCTGCATGAAATTTGTTCAGGTAACTTAAAACTGGTGACTTCGCTATGGCGTCCTAGTGACTTAACCCTTTTCTGGGCCCCACGAATTTAGATAATAACGTgctactacaaaataaaatcatagttttatgttgtttacctatgagggattaatttaaaaacgaacaatatactcagcggcacaaaatttggctcacccttcatataaaattacctacctattaatgcatacatttgagggccagattttttgccgctcagtatatttttaacgaattcaaatgattttgtaccgtattttgtatttagtaaggtcgaatatttgtgtaggtaattttttttggtttctatatgcactatgcctggaaaaggggtTAAAGCTCTTATCGTGTGGACGTATAGCTAACCTTAACTCAAATGCTTCTTTCACTCTGGATTGCCTGATATTCACTCCATCCATGTTATACTCCGAAATTGAAATTGGATCTTCGTGtcatgccgtcccgctcacgctgaTAGGAATTAATGCAATATTGAGAGGGACAGTGTGACATGAACATGAAAGTTGTGAGTCGACGTTGGTGGTATGGTCGCAGGTGGCGCAGTACATCGGCGAGATGTGCCGCTACCTGCTGGCGCAGCCGGCGCGCGCGACGGACGCGCAGCACCGCGTGCGCATCATGGTGGGCAACGGCATGCGCCCCGCCATCTGGCAGAGCATCGTTGACAGGTAACCTATGGATTTCAGACTGTTGCCGTAATTACGTGACCTAATTCCGGTTAATATTTACGCTTGCAATGATTTTTCAATTAGGATCATACTTGAGTTATTTAtcttatgttattttatattaacacCTACGGTATATTAACACCTACGGATGATGTGATCcgaaataaatagttttgaattttaatttaaatgtatcTGTCTAGCATTTCATAAAATGATAGTCAGCTTATGTgtgtggtacagtcgagttcgtaaacttctgagcaaaagttagatcaaaaataatatctgaacacgcttctacgccgttaacattAGTCgtattcacatatttttgatcaaatttttacttagaaatttaagaactcgactgtaccaattTCAAATTAAAGTTTCTTGCTAACTGTAGGTCATTTCTTTTAATACCCAACAGGGTCAGAGATCAGTTATGACTGCGGTGCTAGTAGAACTACCCATCTGCCAAAATTACGTTTTTCTTTTGCCATGTATCCGAAATCTGATCGAGCGTTAACCGAAGTTCCTCGGCTAATTACGTAAAAACGTGACGTAATTTCGGAGGATGTGTTGCTATTGATTGAAATATTATTGGAGGTAGGTATAATCACATTGAAATTCGGTGGAGTAATTCCTGCGCTTACGATGCCAGCTGAATAAGTTAGAACGGAAAATCCGCCGCCGAACTTCGGTCACGTATCTTCAGCATAACATCATAGTGTGCCTAGACACAAATTAATCCGGATACGGAATAATTTTAGAGCACCCTTATCTAGGCCAAAAAAGAGCTCTCTCCAAAGATCTCACAATAGATGAACTACAAAAGTATCAAAAAAGTAGGTAGTAACATCAGTTTGATTGGTTTtgttataacaaaaacaaacaaagtctAACGTCTCGAATTTAGCTGGTCTCGTCAATAAACCATATTCAATTAATGTCGTACCATATTGAAATGTGCCCTAATTCATTGTCCattgaataaaagaaaaaacaacagtCATCGGGGTCACGTAATTAGACtgtattgttatttataattGATGAAAGAATAAAGCTAATGTTTGTTGTGACATCGTTTGCAGGTTCAAAGTGCCGCAGATAAATGAAATATACGGCGCGACGGAGGGCAACGCTAATATAAGTAAGTtgattcagtattcagtatttatttattgcaacaccttttacaaaaaaatataaaaaattatgcCCCGTtggggcgtggcaattttaaaattaattacattcatTAACTTATAACTTATACATAagatattatgctattttaaccacATGTAATCTTTAGCaagaggtttaaggaacactttataaattaactttatgtaaggtatctaaataaactatacatttatctagtaataacataaacttagaacttatgATATTTTATCACTATtgcaaacaaaaaacatattattcCTCTTGTTTATTTACGATAGTTATACTTTGCACCTACTTATTTACCTAATGTATTTATCTAGAACGACGCGTGTTTGTTCGTGTTGatgataaagtttattttttaaagttttttatctgaGCAGGTgcaatgtcactgtttttgttttttctggTGGCAATGAGATGTCAGGTCAAAGTCCTTTTTAAGAACTTAGATCTTCGTAATgcacatacattataataataatatatttatcacCTGGACTTgttggtaagtacctacttgcataTTCTTGATTGCATGAAATCCTTTTTCAAGAGAACTAAAGCTAGTGACAAGAGGGTGTAATTTTGTTCtaaatttaactaaatttaCTGAAGCGTAAGCGACAGCGACCACTGCTATTGGTACGCGTTACGATGACGTAATGTGGCGTGATAATAGTGCGGGCATTGGAACTTATTAGACCATCGCCCAACATGCGATCCTGACAACGTTTGTTGGGCGAGCGGGGTATTCAGTCACTTCAGCTCTCCACTGACTGGTGCTTGTATCATTTTTAGCACACTTTGATGACGGGTCACGAATTGAATTCAAGTccttttattctgagaggaagcctgtgcccagcagtggggcgtatgtTACCACGTTGTGTGTACCTATGTTAGATGATAATGCAAATACAGGCATCAAAAAGTCAGGAAACCTACGTGCAGTCACGAAAAACTTATATGTTTtaagcaattcttgtacattTATTTCGTTGTTCTCTGACACCGTTCTAACGATTccaataaaatttggtacgcgGGGGCTTTCCGAGAGGAagaatcgatctagcttgatcttatctctGGCAAAACTCGTGTTTCTGAGTTTTATCCCGAGCGACCTTGGTCACCCAGGTGCTGTACCCTTatgtgtaatttttcggttacaaaatagagattttaacgcgaacgcgatagagacgtattttgtaaccgaaaacttacactaagggcactgaacaTTGTTCGTCGTTTACAGTAAACGTGGACAATACCGTGGGCGCGGTCGGGTTCCTGCCGAAGATCCTCCCTGCGCGCGCGCTGCCCATCGCCGTCGTCCGCGCCGACGAGAGCGGCGCGCTCGTGCGCGGCCCCGACGGATACTGCATCCGCTGCGCGCCCGGTACGACCCATATTTATTtgctactagcttttgctcgcggcttcgcccgcgtggaactcggttatagcgcgctgttccctcgagaactgtgcatttttccgggataaaaaatagcctatgttactctttggcccataaactatctctatgccaaaaatcacctcAATCCGCTCCGTTtctacgtgaaagacggacaaacatacaaacacacacactttcgcatttataatattagtatgcagtcatcatcatcatcagccgtccACTGCTGAAGAAAGGCCTTCCCCTTAAAACACTACCTATTAATGAAATTTCTGCATGAAGCATTTTaggaagtacagtcagcaacaaagatatgtaaacagccaaagtgcaaaaaatatgtatacacgaccttaatgttcaggcattaaagtcctgtatacatatttttggcacttcaaacgtatgtatatttttgttgctgaatgtacctacagtcgtcttcagatatttcggagcggccaaggtggtcaaaaatatagagacatgaactctaatattttaacaatagcgtgcatgtgccgatatttttgactacctcGGCCGCTCCGAAGTATCTGATGGCGATTGTACCTACTGCTGTCAAATATATAATAGGTAAACTTACctattattatatattgtaCTTGTACAATTTTCATTTGAAGTCAGACTCCAAATCACATTATACCTCATCTATGATTATTTAGTCCAGACATAGATCTGCATTAAATCAATAAATGTACAGATACTTATATTTTGATGATTCCGTAGTATAATTTTTGCGTTTGGTATAAAGCTTTGTACTTAGATACGAGTAGGTTAGAGATACTCTAATGAACACGTTCTATTCATCGCTGTCCAGTGGGTAGAGACacgtataaaacaaaaatataacaaaccATCAGActgttgaagccgtggtggcagagtggtttgacctatggcctctcaagcagaggttcgtgggttcaaaccccggctcgcacctctgagtttttcgaaattcatgtgcggaattatatttgaaatttaccacgagctttacggtgaaggaaaacatcgtgaggaaacctgcacaaacctgcgaagcaattcaatggtgtgtatgaagttcccaatccgcactgggcccgcgtgggaactactgcccaagccctctcattctgaggggaggcacACCCtgctgtgggacgtatacatataggctgggatgatgagactGTTACTATACAGGCAGCCTAgctaagtaataattttaatgggTAATGGCTAAATGATAATTTGTTTTGATTCCAGGCGAGCCGGGCATGTTCATCGGCCTGATTGCTCAGGGGGACGCCTCAAGGGAGTACTACGGTTATGTCGATaaggtatttacttattttatttatagcccAAGTATCGCTGGTCTCTCGACGCCGTTGTCAGCTTTCATGAATTCATTGTGCGGTTAATTTCAAGAGTACGTATCCGAAGTGTGACAAATGGGACTCTACGCTACGCCTTCCCTCCGTCGGTCTGTCCATCAGGGGCTGTAGGTACTTCTAAAACTGTAAAAgatagaaagctgaaatttatgcATATGTAGTGTGGATTTATTTCTATTGGCgctacagcaaaaaaaaaattaaattaaattaaatattaagggGAGGGGGATCCCCATAcaataaacttattatttttaattttaatatcaaaataaaaaaactaccacaCGTTTGATCGGTTTTCATTATTTGTTGATATGCAATTTATTTGTATCATTCAGAGTTCGAGGTTTGTTAGGTGTTCGTCAAAGagataaaatgaaaacaaaaaagttaatcCCAATACAAGAAACGTATTATCTCTATAACGTTTAAACGTCAAATTtgaaagagaaataaataaatatactgcaTATCAGATTTGATCTTGATCCTTATCCCATAGGACTTAGGACGACGAAATCGCGTCACGCTTCGCAAAGGAGAACTGTGCGATACCTGCGACCATAGGCGTGCCTTGGGTCAATTCTATTATTGCGTGCGGCTCTTCCCCACATCATGATAGGCAAGGCACTGGCTACTCAATGCGCACAccagttcaaattcaaatcgtttACTCTGTGAATAGGCCGCTATGGGCTCTTTTACAGGcgtcgtatttttttaaactaccagcgctttcggaaataacatcattgccaagaagaatgcgccgcaagaaacatggcagtcattttttttttcaaaatatataattataaatacctataaGCTACGCTGTAGCTGCTACGGcagaaaattaaagaaaaaaatacatgagaaaaaataataatacctcTACAGGAATGTATAGGTACCCGTAGCCTGCGACGTTTATAAAGTGTCGATGAAACTTGACCCACAACATTTGTTTCCAGAGCGACAGCAACAAGAAGCTGGAGCGCGATGTATTCTGCAAGGGCGACGCGGCGTTCGTGAGCGGTGACTTATTGGTTGGCGATGAGCTGGGGTACCTCTACTTCCGCGACCGGACCGGCGACACGTACCGCTGGAAGGGGGAGAATGTGTCCACGGGAGAAGTTGAGAACGCCATCAGCCCAGCAGTCGGGCAGAAAGAGGCGGTCGTTTATGGAGTATCGGTAAGCCTGAACCTTAGTTGATCCTAGAAAGTCCGAACGACATTCCCTCTAAATTTCGACTCGATATGCTGTATCTGTCGTTCGCTGCGGTTATATTTTGACCACAATTTACGCTGGGTGAAATGTTTGTAAATGTCCTGCAGCGGTTAAGCATAGAATGACTCAAATTGGAAATATTGTACACGCGAGCTGAAGCGATCTATGGCTTATGTTACCAGCGCCCATGGTGTACCTACACAATTTTAAGATTGCGCTGAGTAGGAAGCATGGATTTCTCATCCCAATAGAGTAGACCAATTAGGCCTAGGCCTAAGGCAGCaatatttaatcatcatcatctgtgaATTCAATGTTTAAAAAGTCAAAAATGTGTTCGTAGcatatagcaaaaaaaaaactttactctTAACTTAAAGCATTGCACGGGTTAGGGGTGCGGTAATCTACCGTAGGCCTAGAGCAGCCAGGGTATCAAATACGCCTCTGGAAGCTGGCTCTACTGTCAGCATTAATGCTACTAACCGCCTGTAGTAAACtgcattgggtcaattccagggtaggcagctggtTGTTTGCGCCTGCAGCAGCAGGCCACCATCCCGCAGCAGAGTAGGCAAAACTAGCGCTGCCTTGCCTACCCTCAATGCACCCCATAACAACATGAATGTCCCATGTGACCCATGAATGTGGTTCCAGATCCCGCAGAACGAGGGTCGCGCGGGCATGGCGGCGGTGGCGGACCCGAGCCGCGAGCTGGACCTGGCGCGGCTGGCGCGCGACCTCGATGACTCGCTGCCCTCTTACGCGCGCCCGCTGTTCCTCCGCATCGTCAACGACATCGATATGACCAGTGAGTTGCCCTCGTATCattgtactaatattataagtaaatgcgaaagtttgtatgtggacggatttggatgatatCTCggatgtagatagctggacgtctggaataatacgtaggctactttttatgccgatattcccacgagatagggataaaatcttgaaatttcaaactCTGGGTTTTTAGAgccatgaaaatttgcacagtTGTTCTTAGCacacgtcaatgaagaccaggatcaaatagtttacgcgtacgaagccgcaGGTAGACTAGTAACTTATGAGACGCGAGGCTTATTTCAACACTCGCTACTTATACGATGTATACTCGTATCTGGCGCACGATCTCGATGACACTGCTGTCATACGCTAGTTGGTCCTCTTTTGCGTGAATTATGTCGAAATTACATCTAACTTCCCAGCGAAGGGCATTTGCCATCAACGAGTAGCAAGA is from Choristoneura fumiferana chromosome 3, NRCan_CFum_1, whole genome shotgun sequence and encodes:
- the LOC141426510 gene encoding long-chain fatty acid transport protein 4-like (The sequence of the model RefSeq protein was modified relative to this genomic sequence to represent the inferred CDS: added 154 bases not found in genome assembly), producing the protein MDAVLAALVALMALAAAMAAVISTLSKAAIFALLAIAPCVYRYRKRIYVIVKTLPRDLKFLWRYGNSMVRQKAWGRQNATVAALFTRRAERTPDAPCFIVVGDRTWTYKEIASKSNQVSRVMQEHVGLKRGDVVCVFMPNCAEYVCTWLGVAKVGAVSALINSNLRHKPLLHCIQVAKAKAVVFSEQLADAIAEVRDQLPPDMKLFQLYGKCAPGVLDFSAEMDRHPPEYPLVTEQLYYKDTLLYIYTSGTTGMPKAAVLPNSKYLLIVLATVHMLGLRASDRMYNSLPMYHTAGGVVGTGAALVDGIPSVIRPRFSASNFWTDCINYQCTVAQYIGEMCRYLLAQPARATDAQHRVRIMVGNGMRPAIWQSIVDRFKVPQINEIYGATEGNANIINVDNTVGAVGFLPKILPARALPIAVVRADESGALVRGPDGYCIRCAPGEPGMFIGLIAQGDASREYYGYVDKSDSNKKLERDVFCKGDAAFVSGDLLVGDELGYLYFRDRTGDTYRWKGENVSTGEVENAISPAVGQKEAVVYGVSIPQNEGRAGMAAVADPSRELDLARLARDLDDSLPSYARPLFLRIVNDIDMTSTFKLKKLQYQKEGFDPDVIADPMYFRSGAQFVPITSALFKDICNGQVKL